A region of Sulfurovum sp. DNA encodes the following proteins:
- the mog gene encoding molybdopterin adenylyltransferase, translating into MDTIRIGVVTTSDRASQGIYEDISGVAIMDTMKEYLLNECKYEYRCIPDEQNIIETTLIELSRDKNCDLIVTTGGTGPAPRDVTTEATENVCQKLLPGFGEQMRAVSLQYVPTAILSRQTAGICNGSLIINLPGKPKSIRECLDAVFPAVPYCIDLIGGCYMEVNENIIKVFRPKTK; encoded by the coding sequence ATGGACACAATACGAATTGGTGTAGTAACAACAAGCGATAGAGCTTCACAAGGTATCTATGAAGATATTTCTGGTGTGGCAATTATGGATACAATGAAAGAGTATCTACTTAATGAGTGCAAATATGAATACCGTTGTATACCAGATGAACAAAATATCATTGAAACGACACTTATTGAGCTTTCACGTGACAAAAACTGCGATCTTATTGTTACCACTGGTGGGACAGGTCCTGCACCAAGAGATGTAACAACAGAGGCAACTGAGAATGTTTGTCAAAAACTACTACCAGGCTTTGGTGAGCAGATGCGTGCAGTAAGTCTTCAGTATGTACCAACAGCTATTCTTTCCCGTCAAACAGCAGGTATTTGTAATGGGTCACTTATTATCAACCTTCCAGGAAAGCCTAAGTCCATTAGAGAGTGCCTTGATGCGGTTTTTCCTGCTGTACCGTACTGTATTGACCTCATAGGAGGATGCTATATGGAAGTTAATGAAAATATTATTAAGGTTTTTAGGCCTAAAACCAAGTAG
- a CDS encoding SDR family NAD(P)-dependent oxidoreductase: protein MSNIVITGCSSGIGLETAKYLRDKFIAVYPTARKKKDVKRLKEMGFENAMQLDVTKPESITAVINTVLIKEGTIDTWFNNAGYGQPGVIEDIHTDILREQFETNVFGLHECTRQIIPIMREQGHGKVIQHSSVLGLVSLFGRGAYNASKYAVEGLSDTLRLELAGTDIHVVLLNTGPITSNFRKNAMQKLRENVNIEHSIFRKKYEKNLKAKKSEVPFNKDADAVARMVHHIILSDKPEPRYYITKATYLLGYLKRILSTTLLDRILLKLG, encoded by the coding sequence ATGTCAAATATTGTTATAACAGGATGCAGTAGTGGCATAGGATTGGAAACAGCAAAATATCTAAGAGATAAGTTCATTGCTGTCTACCCGACTGCTCGAAAAAAAAAGGATGTAAAGAGGCTTAAAGAGATGGGTTTTGAAAATGCCATGCAGTTAGATGTGACAAAGCCTGAAAGCATTACAGCAGTTATCAATACAGTTCTAATCAAAGAGGGCACCATCGATACATGGTTCAACAACGCTGGATATGGACAGCCTGGAGTAATTGAGGATATTCATACAGATATATTACGTGAACAGTTTGAGACCAATGTCTTTGGACTACATGAGTGCACAAGGCAAATTATTCCCATCATGAGAGAGCAGGGACATGGAAAGGTTATTCAGCACTCTTCTGTGCTAGGACTTGTTTCACTCTTTGGGCGTGGTGCATATAATGCTAGTAAGTATGCTGTTGAGGGACTCTCCGATACGCTACGTCTAGAGTTAGCAGGAACAGATATACATGTGGTACTGCTCAACACTGGTCCTATCACCAGCAATTTTAGAAAAAATGCAATGCAGAAACTCAGAGAGAATGTTAATATTGAACACTCTATCTTTAGGAAAAAGTATGAGAAAAACCTCAAGGCAAAAAAGAGCGAAGTCCCTTTTAACAAAGATGCCGATGCCGTAGCGAGGATGGTGCACCACATCATTCTCTCTGACAAGCCTGAACCTCGCTATTACATCACCAAGGCAACCTATCTTTTAGGGTATTTAAAGCGGATTTTGAGTACAACTTTACTCGACAGAATTTTACTAAAGCTAGGATGA
- a CDS encoding 3-methyladenine DNA glycosylase — translation MINNSFELLCRLKEEDFLQIKKDPFWWPQSGTPKVIIGAILTQQTKWERVEESLENLEELGICSLEGIADVGLSVLRKAIFPSGFYNMKAQRLKQLSKNILETYGNFMTFQKSTDRKWLLSQKGIGMESADSILCYACYRPIMVVDSYTNRLLVALGYTFDHYMDIQAWIHEGIEAHENRIVGLYKREISLPEIYARFHGKIVEFSKEYIRGQKVDISLFDFSTM, via the coding sequence ATGATTAATAATAGTTTTGAACTTTTATGTAGATTGAAAGAGGAAGACTTTTTACAAATAAAAAAAGACCCCTTCTGGTGGCCACAAAGTGGTACCCCAAAAGTCATTATTGGTGCTATTTTAACTCAGCAAACGAAATGGGAACGGGTAGAAGAGTCTTTGGAGAACCTTGAGGAACTTGGCATCTGCTCACTTGAAGGTATTGCCGATGTTGGTTTATCAGTACTTAGAAAAGCAATTTTCCCCAGTGGTTTTTACAACATGAAGGCTCAGCGTCTCAAGCAACTATCTAAGAATATACTAGAAACCTATGGTAATTTTATGACTTTTCAAAAGAGTACTGATCGAAAGTGGCTTCTTTCGCAAAAAGGTATAGGTATGGAGAGTGCTGACTCTATTCTCTGCTATGCTTGTTATCGTCCCATCATGGTTGTTGACAGTTATACCAATCGGCTACTTGTAGCACTAGGTTATACATTTGATCATTATATGGATATACAAGCATGGATACATGAAGGTATTGAGGCACATGAAAATAGGATTGTTGGGCTCTACAAACGAGAGATTTCTCTTCCCGAGATTTATGCTCGTTTTCATGGCAAAATTGTAGAGTTTTCCAAAGAGTATATTCGAGGACAAAAAGTAGATATTTCACTATTTGATTTTTCAACCATGTAG
- the bioV gene encoding pimelyl-ACP methyl ester esterase BioV: MKYFNGFSLCGEEIFFDTWLIKNDFCVAGFSYGAQKALEYTFKSKERIDRLILLSPAFFHNQKVGFVRAQLHYFHTARQLYMSQFLQNISYPSEVDITPYLHIGSKEELEELLTYKWDINKLQTIQNRGTIIEVFLGEKDKIVDAKAALDFFTPLATTYYIKEAGHLLKR; this comes from the coding sequence TTGAAATATTTTAATGGGTTTTCTCTCTGTGGAGAAGAGATTTTTTTTGATACATGGCTTATTAAGAATGACTTCTGTGTTGCTGGTTTTAGCTATGGTGCACAGAAAGCACTAGAATATACCTTCAAAAGCAAAGAACGTATTGATAGGCTTATTCTTCTTTCTCCAGCTTTTTTCCATAATCAAAAAGTTGGTTTTGTTCGTGCACAACTTCATTACTTTCACACAGCAAGACAGTTATATATGTCGCAGTTTCTTCAAAATATCTCCTATCCTTCAGAAGTAGATATTACGCCTTATCTACACATAGGCAGCAAAGAAGAACTTGAAGAACTGCTTACCTACAAATGGGATATCAATAAACTTCAAACTATTCAGAATCGAGGGACAATCATTGAGGTTTTTCTTGGTGAGAAAGACAAGATTGTTGATGCTAAGGCAGCACTTGATTTTTTTACTCCACTTGCAACGACATATTATATTAAAGAGGCAGGACACCTATTAAAAAGATAA
- a CDS encoding ATP-dependent metallopeptidase FtsH/Yme1/Tma family protein: MSTVQQFNSNLFQEKNMKIILSLFTVLLLLLAFSLLRDTDKLITYKQANALYIKEKIEKLVIDGDYVRIITTHGTYKIYKDAIDKKVFFDKYPVEVAKDLSWLYNLLSLLMLIGTLFYLFRFINESRKQQLHQTETAQQGGDIVQYAPIQAITSTVTFSDVAGIKDVKEELEEIIDFLREPKKYCDLDIRLPKGVLLVGPPGVGKTLISKAVAGEAGVPFFYQSGAGFVHIYVGMGAKRVSELFRKAKQMAPSIIFIDEIDAVGKSRGEFRNDEREATLNQLLMEMDGFEESSGVIVIGATNKIDVLDEALLRAGRFDRRIHISLPDLEDRIKTLELYLSRKPHSVDVKYIARMTVGFSSAALDTLTNEAAIHAMRQGRKEVETSDFESVKEKVLLGKRKILSFTDEERQIQAIYQGAKAAVATWLDVEFEKIGIVNTRLTIQEHEILSRSTLLNRMKVYLAGSIATQIHYSEQFTNASYDIHMAKELAKKIIDEYAMSENFIVTSVEEEVLMKESVSELKALLKTLDHALKKISDHLLEHENITHEVCREIFLEIF; this comes from the coding sequence ATGTCAACCGTACAACAGTTTAATTCAAACCTATTTCAAGAGAAAAATATGAAGATTATCCTCTCTTTGTTTACTGTTTTGTTGCTCTTGCTGGCTTTTTCACTATTGCGTGATACGGATAAGCTCATTACCTATAAGCAGGCTAATGCACTTTATATCAAAGAAAAGATAGAAAAATTGGTTATTGATGGTGACTATGTACGTATTATTACTACTCATGGAACTTATAAAATATACAAAGATGCCATAGACAAAAAAGTTTTTTTTGATAAATATCCTGTAGAAGTTGCTAAAGATCTAAGCTGGCTCTATAATTTACTTTCTCTATTAATGCTTATTGGTACCCTCTTTTATCTTTTTCGGTTTATCAATGAGAGTCGCAAACAGCAGTTGCATCAAACAGAGACTGCACAACAAGGGGGCGATATTGTACAGTACGCACCCATACAAGCAATTACTTCAACGGTTACCTTTAGTGATGTTGCAGGTATTAAGGATGTCAAAGAGGAGCTTGAGGAGATTATTGATTTCTTGCGTGAACCTAAAAAATACTGCGATCTTGATATCCGCTTACCCAAAGGGGTACTGTTGGTGGGTCCTCCAGGTGTAGGAAAGACACTGATCTCTAAAGCAGTTGCTGGTGAGGCAGGTGTACCATTCTTTTATCAAAGTGGTGCCGGCTTTGTTCATATTTATGTTGGTATGGGTGCTAAGCGTGTGAGTGAACTTTTTCGTAAGGCCAAACAAATGGCACCAAGTATCATATTTATTGATGAGATAGATGCAGTAGGTAAGAGCCGTGGTGAATTTCGTAATGATGAACGTGAGGCAACCCTGAATCAACTCTTGATGGAGATGGATGGGTTTGAGGAAAGTTCAGGAGTAATTGTTATTGGAGCAACCAATAAAATTGATGTACTTGATGAGGCACTACTAAGAGCAGGACGTTTTGATCGGCGAATACATATATCATTGCCGGATCTTGAAGATCGCATCAAAACCCTTGAACTTTATCTTTCACGCAAGCCACATAGTGTAGATGTCAAATATATTGCCCGTATGACAGTCGGATTTAGTTCTGCTGCACTAGATACCCTTACCAATGAAGCAGCAATTCATGCCATGCGTCAAGGACGTAAAGAGGTGGAGACATCTGATTTTGAATCAGTGAAAGAAAAAGTTCTTTTGGGTAAACGTAAGATACTTAGCTTTACTGATGAAGAGCGCCAAATACAGGCAATTTACCAAGGAGCAAAAGCTGCTGTTGCAACATGGCTTGATGTAGAGTTTGAAAAAATAGGCATTGTTAATACCCGCCTCACAATACAGGAGCATGAGATACTCTCTCGTTCAACACTGCTTAACCGCATGAAGGTCTATCTTGCAGGTAGTATTGCTACGCAGATACATTATAGTGAGCAGTTTACTAATGCTAGCTATGATATTCATATGGCAAAAGAGCTTGCCAAAAAGATTATTGATGAATATGCAATGAGTGAGAACTTCATTGTTACATCAGTTGAAGAAGAGGTGCTTATGAAAGAATCTGTCTCTGAACTCAAAGCATTACTCAAGACCCTTGACCATGCTCTCAAAAAGATATCAGACCACCTACTCGAACATGAGAATATCACCCACGAAGTATGTAGAGAAATATTTCTTGAAATATTTTAA
- the mtaB gene encoding tRNA (N(6)-L-threonylcarbamoyladenosine(37)-C(2))-methylthiotransferase MtaB: MKKVFFKTFGCRTNQFDTQVMMSKLKEFELTMDESKSDIIMVNSCTVTNGADSSVRNYISSMKRKNPNAKVILAGCGSHSKGESLFENGKVFGVMGHSEKEKINEILKKETRFYEIGDLEHIDSTIVEEFVGKSRAFIKIQEGCDFSCSYCIIPTVRGGARSCGEEIVLEQVRKLAANGFGEFILTGTNVGSYGKDHNTSIAELLQKISMIRGVRRIRIGSLEPIQIDDAFMELLDEPWMAKHLHIALQHTSDKMLKLMNRRNRFATDITLFEKIASHDYALGTDFIVGHPGEEKKEWEKAIERIKILPLTHVHAFSYSKRDNTASATMKPEIHGNIVKQRHRELTELIKAKNYAFRRLHTHNLEVLLENSNEDIFYGFDQYFNKVEVQSSEDLSSNWILLDNVEVALDVNRTTV, translated from the coding sequence ATGAAAAAAGTCTTTTTTAAAACCTTTGGATGTCGCACAAATCAATTTGATACACAGGTGATGATGTCAAAACTAAAAGAGTTTGAACTGACTATGGATGAAAGCAAGTCAGATATTATTATGGTTAACTCTTGTACTGTCACCAATGGCGCAGACTCTTCGGTGCGAAACTATATCTCTTCGATGAAACGTAAAAATCCTAATGCCAAGGTAATTCTTGCAGGTTGCGGCTCACACTCCAAAGGAGAGTCTCTTTTTGAAAATGGTAAAGTTTTTGGTGTCATGGGACACTCCGAAAAGGAGAAGATTAATGAAATACTCAAAAAAGAGACCCGCTTTTATGAAATAGGCGATCTTGAACATATTGATTCGACTATTGTTGAAGAGTTTGTGGGTAAGAGTAGAGCATTTATTAAAATACAAGAAGGGTGTGATTTTTCTTGCTCCTACTGCATTATACCTACTGTACGTGGTGGAGCACGTTCTTGTGGAGAGGAGATTGTACTAGAGCAGGTACGCAAACTGGCAGCAAATGGCTTTGGAGAGTTTATTTTGACAGGAACTAATGTGGGAAGCTATGGTAAAGACCACAACACCTCCATAGCCGAGTTGCTTCAAAAAATAAGTATGATACGAGGGGTACGACGTATTCGCATTGGTAGCCTTGAGCCTATTCAGATTGATGATGCCTTTATGGAATTGCTTGATGAGCCATGGATGGCAAAGCATCTGCATATTGCGTTGCAACATACTTCTGACAAAATGCTCAAACTGATGAATCGTCGCAATAGGTTTGCTACGGATATCACACTTTTTGAAAAAATAGCATCACATGACTATGCACTAGGAACAGACTTTATTGTTGGGCATCCAGGTGAAGAGAAAAAAGAGTGGGAAAAAGCAATTGAGCGCATCAAAATACTGCCACTAACACATGTGCATGCTTTCTCCTACTCTAAGCGGGATAATACTGCATCAGCAACAATGAAGCCTGAAATACATGGGAATATTGTGAAGCAACGACACAGAGAGTTGACTGAACTTATTAAGGCAAAGAACTATGCCTTTAGACGTTTGCACACACATAATCTTGAAGTATTGCTTGAAAATAGTAATGAAGATATTTTTTATGGATTTGACCAATATTTTAACAAAGTAGAGGTACAAAGCAGTGAGGATCTTAGTAGCAATTGGATACTTTTAGATAATGTGGAGGTAGCATTAGATGTCAACCGTACAACAGTTTAA
- a CDS encoding mechanosensitive ion channel: MPKSFTLLLLLLSLLMAEQPTLQDIKIKGSPDKEKVIPKRSKFQNTTSVKGLLEKKNILEESLKENSTWSKIYSNYHTYKELKNQKIVLDKKINKFSLKRRLNASQQKTLNILENEKKILIGKLQLLKEYEDNPFKKFLRPPSIGEIPHVGNPFAIISAFSFMERLKNDQSEYYSRYHSIKQLMEKLEEKKGVLKSILEREPQNQKLQKEFTDIEEEINTFIPVIEIFKTTQNVYQKKIDEISLNLQKEIRKEIEKATIIGIIILIFLIVIFLVKYLVKRYMSDNDRFYTINKFLNFTFFSLLLLTLLFAYIENVNYLVTILGFASAGIAIALKDWFMSLIGWFVIIIGGAVHVGDRVKFVRSGMEYVGDIVDISLLRMTIQEDITLTTYMHNRRAGRIIFVPNNYIFTDMIANYSHAGLKTVWDGIDFMITFDSNVQKASSIAKEITKKYSKGYTDITRKQLNKLRSQYSMKNTNVEPRIYTFIEPYGIKISAWYHTNAYATLTLRSTISIEMIERIQAEEDINLAFPTQSIYLDKDVRKPPLPEPTLFNHEIDT, encoded by the coding sequence ATGCCTAAGTCTTTTACTTTACTTCTACTTTTATTGAGTCTATTGATGGCAGAGCAACCAACATTACAAGATATCAAAATAAAAGGGAGCCCTGATAAAGAAAAAGTAATACCCAAAAGGAGTAAATTTCAAAATACAACCAGTGTGAAAGGACTTTTAGAGAAAAAAAATATACTAGAAGAGAGCCTTAAAGAGAATAGTACTTGGTCAAAAATATACAGCAATTATCACACCTATAAAGAGCTTAAAAATCAAAAAATAGTACTTGATAAAAAAATAAATAAGTTTTCTCTCAAGAGAAGGTTGAATGCATCGCAACAAAAAACACTCAATATACTTGAAAATGAAAAAAAGATATTGATAGGGAAACTGCAACTCCTTAAAGAGTATGAAGATAACCCATTTAAAAAGTTCTTAAGGCCTCCTTCTATAGGTGAAATCCCACATGTTGGTAATCCATTTGCTATTATTTCAGCATTTTCTTTTATGGAGAGATTAAAAAATGATCAATCTGAGTATTATAGTCGATATCACTCTATCAAACAATTAATGGAAAAGCTGGAAGAGAAAAAGGGAGTACTTAAATCTATCCTTGAAAGAGAACCACAGAATCAGAAGCTACAAAAAGAATTTACTGATATAGAAGAGGAGATAAATACTTTTATACCAGTGATAGAAATATTTAAAACAACACAGAATGTATATCAGAAGAAAATAGATGAGATAAGTCTCAACCTTCAGAAGGAGATACGAAAAGAGATTGAAAAAGCAACAATAATTGGTATAATTATTCTTATTTTTTTAATTGTTATTTTTCTTGTCAAATATCTTGTCAAGCGATATATGTCAGACAATGACCGTTTCTATACAATCAACAAATTTCTCAATTTTACTTTTTTTTCACTGTTGCTACTGACATTACTATTTGCCTACATTGAAAATGTGAATTACCTTGTAACCATTTTAGGATTTGCTTCCGCAGGTATTGCCATTGCACTTAAGGACTGGTTTATGTCACTCATAGGGTGGTTTGTTATCATTATTGGTGGTGCAGTTCATGTAGGGGATAGGGTTAAATTTGTACGCAGTGGTATGGAGTATGTGGGGGATATTGTTGATATCTCATTGTTGCGTATGACCATCCAAGAAGATATTACACTAACCACCTATATGCATAACCGTAGGGCAGGTCGTATTATATTTGTACCTAATAATTATATTTTTACCGACATGATTGCCAACTATTCGCATGCAGGACTCAAAACAGTTTGGGATGGTATAGACTTTATGATTACCTTTGATTCTAATGTGCAAAAAGCTTCCTCCATTGCAAAAGAGATTACCAAAAAATACTCCAAGGGATATACGGATATCACCCGTAAACAGCTTAATAAACTACGTAGTCAGTATAGTATGAAAAATACTAATGTTGAACCACGTATCTATACATTTATTGAGCCCTATGGTATTAAAATTTCAGCATGGTATCACACGAATGCCTATGCAACCTTAACGCTTAGAAGTACCATCTCTATAGAGATGATTGAGCGCATACAGGCTGAAGAGGATATCAATTTGGCATTTCCTACACAGTCTATCTATCTGGATAAAGATGTAAGAAAGCCTCCCCTGCCTGAACCTACACTTTTTAATCATGAGATAGACACATGA